A single genomic interval of Eurosta solidaginis isolate ZX-2024a chromosome 3, ASM4086904v1, whole genome shotgun sequence harbors:
- the gammaSnap1 gene encoding gamma-soluble NSF attachment protein: MESRKIEEGQEFIRQAEKSLKVGLLKWRPDYDVAADEYTKAATAFRIAKSYDQSKDCLLKAIECHKNNRSWFHAAKCYEQIILILKEMNTLPEIEQNVNKACNLYQQHGSPEAAATALDKAAKIVEQKHPELALTFYRHALEVVMLDDSTRHAAEYASKISRILVKLNRYDEAADAIRREIGLNQQTESYGQIGRLAVALVLVQLGRGDFVAAEKAFKEWGNCCDSEEVQTLELLLQAFDDEDPDSAKRALAAPFIRHMDVEYSILARDIRLPYGLATAQKADVIKDAAASYMSPNSEQPQSDDDTTKSNVPNDEDEEEEGLC; the protein is encoded by the exons aTGGAATCAAGGAAGATTGAAGAAGGTCAGGAATTCATCCGACAAGCAGAAAAAAG CTTAAAAGTTGGACTATTAAAGTGGAGGCCAGACTATGACGTAGCTGCAGATGAGTACACAAAAGCAG CTACGGCTTTTCGTATTGCTAAATCCTACGATCAAAGCAAAGACTGCTTACTGAAGGCTATTGAGTGTCACAAAAATAATCGGTCTTGGTTTCACGCTGCAAAATGTTATGAGCAG ATTATACTTATATTGAAAGAGATGAATACATTACCTGAAATTGAACAAAATGTAAATAAAGCGTGTAATCTTTATCAACAACATGGATCACCCGAAGCTGCTGCAACTGCATTAGATAAAGCAGCTAAAATTGTCGAACAAAAGCATCCAGAATTAGCTCTGACATTCTACAGACATGCTTTGGAAGTTGTTATG TTAGATGACTCAACACGTCATGCCGCTGAGTAtgcatcgaaaatttcgagaatttTAGTAAAATTAAATAG atACGACGAGGCTGCTGATGCAATTAGACGCGAAATCGGTTTAAATCAACAAACTGAATCATATGGTCAAATTGGACGGTTAGCTGTGGCTCTTGTATTAGTTCAACTCGGTCGCGGCGACTTTGTAGCGGCTGAAAAAGCTTTTAAAGAATGGGGAAATTGTTGCGATTCAGAAGAAGTTCAAACTTTAGAACTTCTTTTGCAAGCATTTGATGATGAAGATCCAGATTCAGCCAAACGCGCGCTGGCCGCGCCTTTCATTCGTCATATGGATGTTGAATACAGTATTCTGGCAAGAGACATTCGTCTTCCATATGGTTTGGCTACCGCTCAAAAAGCTGATGTGATCAAAGATGCTGCTGCTTCTTATATGTCGCCAAATTCAGAG